The genomic region TGAATAACATCCCTGCCTCGGCAAAATAGAGGGTGAAAGTGAGGGCTGTGGCGAACGACAGCATCAACCACAGTGCATGGGTGCTGCCGAGCAGGATGGCTTTTCGCGGGCTCCAGGGGGCTTGCTGCAGGCGCTTCCTGGCCGGGGCTTCGCCTTGTATCCATTTTTCGATGAAGAGAAAAGCATCCGTCCATAGGGTCTGGAAACAGAAAAATCCGCAGAATACCCGCCCGAACATGGCGGCGGAAACAAACAGCAGGCTGGCGGCTACCACGAGGATGCCCACGAGCACCATCAAGTCCTGAGGGTAGAGGATGAGGTTGAAGATATGGAAGCGCCTGTTCCCGATATCGAAAAGTAATGCTTGGCCAACCTGGTTGGGCCATGGCAGCCAGGGCAGCAGGAAATAGACAGCAAAAGCGATATTGAGGATGATGGATTTCAGGGTGCGGTAACGCCCCTTGACCGAATAAGGCACGATGGGAATGACTTTTCGCGAGGCGGCGGGGCGGGAAATGGTAGCTTCTGCTTGCATGACAATTCCTGAATGAACGATGCTATGCAAAATTGTGAAGAAGCAGGTAGTCCTATAACAGATTCAGATGGTAATGAATTTATAGTGTCAGATTGCCGGAGCGGGCTGCAGTTCCTGCATTGGGTCAAATAATCAAAGCTGCGGCCACCTGACGGCTTTCCGCCATCAGGATATTGTAGGTGCGGCAGGCTGCTTCTGTGGTCATGCATTCCATGCTGATGCCGGCTACGACGAGGTCGCGGCCAATGGATGGATGCAGAAAGCGGTGCCTGCTGCCCGTGCCGAGCAGGATCAGCTCAGGCTTGAGTGCCAGCAATGCCTGGAAATGGGTTGGCTGTAATTGGTCGAAGTCTTCAACCGGCCAGGCAGGCAGCAGGCTGCCTGGCAATACGATCAGGCTGTGTTCGTGGCGCTGATGGTTGATTTCAACCCAGCCGTCGCCGTAACCAGTGATCAAATGGCTGCCCGCAGCCTGTGTCAGGTGCAATTTCATAAGCAGAGGTGTCGAATAATCAAGAAAGTCTTTTGGGGCGCCATGCTTCAATTGCATGTCAACTCAATGTAAGATAGCACATTTTCCCCAACCGGAATTTGCAGGTCGCCATGCAAGAAATTTCCAAGTCCAGCAAGCTCAGCAACGTATGCTACGACATTCGTGGCCCGGTGCTGGACCGAGCGCGGCAGATGGAGGAGGACGGGCACCGCATCATCAAGCTCAATATCGGCAATCCTGCGCCTTTTGGTTTTGCCGCGCCCGAGGAAATCCTGCAGGACGTGATTCGCAACATGGATTCCGCTTCCGGTTATACGGATTCCAAGGGTCTGTTCGCCGCACGTAAGGCGATTATGCATTACACCCAGCAGAAGAATATCCAGGGTGTGACCATCGATGACATCATCATCGGCAATGGCGTTTCCGAGCTGATCGTCATGGCCATGCAGGCATTGCTCAACAACGGTGACCAGGTACTGGTGCCGATGCCTGATTATCCGTTGTGGACTGCGGCAGTGAACCTGGCGGGCGGGACGGCGCGGCACTATGTCTGCGACGAGCAGACTGGCTGGCTACCCGACCTCCGGGATATCGAGAACAAAATCACGGCGAATACGCGCGGCATCGTCATTATCAACCCGAACAACCCGACGGGTGCCTTGTATCCGCGGGAAACGCTGGAAGGCATCATCGAGATCGCACGCCATCACGGCCTGGTGATTTTCGCGGACGAAATCTACGACAAGGTATTGTTCGACGGCAATACGCACACCTCGATTGCTTCATTGGCTGATGATGTGCTGTTCGTGACCTTCAACGGTCTGTCCAAGAATTATCGTACCTGCGGTTACCGCGCCGGTTGGCTGGTGATCTCGGGAGAGAAGCGGCATGCGGGAGACTACATCGAGGGGTTGAACATGCTGGCTTCGATGCGCCTGTGCGCCAATGTGCCCGGGCAGTTGGCGATCCAGACCGCGCTGGGCGGCTACCAGAGCATAGACGACCTTGTGGCGCCGACCGGCCGGTTATGCAAGCAGCGCGACCTTGCCTACAAGATGCTGACCGATATTCCTGGTGTAAGTTGCGTCAAGCCCAAGGCTGGCCTGTACCTGTTTCCGCGCCTTGATCCCAAAATATATCCCATCCAGGATGACCAGCAATTCATCCTCGACCTGTTGCTGGAGGAGAAAGTCCTGCTGGTGCAGGGCACGGGCTTCAACTGGCGCGCGCCGGATCATTTCCGCGTCGTGTTCCTGCCGAATGTGGATGACCTCACCGAGGCATTTACCCGAATTGCCCGCTTCCTGGAAAATTACCGCAAGCAGCACAGCACCATCACCATAGTGGAAGGCAAAGCCTCGAAAGAGGCACAAACAACCTCCCAAAGCGCGTCGGCATGACGGCGCTGTCGCTGTACAAGATTGAATAAAGCAAGATAACTGGAAACCTGAATGAAACCCATCAATGTTGGCCTGCTTGGCATCGGTACTGTCGGTGGCGGCACCTATACCGTTCTTACACGCAATCAGGAAGAAATCGCGCGCCGTGCTGGTCGCCCGATTGCCATCACGCGCGTTGCCGACCGCAATCTGGAATTGGCCCGCAAGGTCACGGCAGGTCAAGTTGACGTGACTGACGACGCATTTGCCGTGGTGGCAGATCCCAGCATCGACATCGTGGTCGAGCTGATCGGCGGGTGCACTGTCGCACGCGAATTGGTGATGAAGGCGATCGAACATGGCAAGCATGTGGTCACCGCCAACAAGGCGCTGATCGCGTTGCACGGTAACGAGATTTTTGCCGCGGCGCAGCAGAAGGGGGTGATCGTTGCTTTTGAAGCTGCGGTGGCAGGGGGTATTCCCATCATCAAGGCCGTACGCGAGGGCCTGGCCGCCAACCGTATCGAGTGGATTGCGGGCATCATCAACGGTACCACCAATTTCATCCTCTCGGAAATGCGTGAGAAGGGGCTGGCCTTTGCTGATGTGCTCAAGGAGGCGCAGCGCCTGGGCTATGCCGAGGCCGACCCGACCTTCGACGTTGAGGGTGTGGATGCGGCGCACAAGCTCATGATCCTGGCTGCAATTGGCTTCGGTATCCCGATGCAGTTCGACAAGGCCTATGTTGAAGGCATCAGCAAGCTGGACTCCATTGATATCCGTTATGCGGAAGAGCTGGGCTACCGCGTCAAGCTGCTTGGCATTACCAAGCGCACCAGCCAAGGCGTGGAGCTGCGCGTGCACCCGACCTTGATCCCCGAAAAGCGCCTGATTGCCAATGTCAACGGCGCCATGAATGCGGTGCTGGTGAAGGGGGACGCGGTTGGGCCTACCTTGTATTACGGCGCAGGCGCAGGTGCCGAGCCCACCGCTAGCGCCGTGGTGGCTGATATTGTCGACGTAACGCGCACACACACGACCGATGTGCACCAACGCGTCCCTCACCTGGCGTTCCAACCCGACCAGCTCGTGGATTTGCCCATCCTGGCAATCGGCGAGGTGAGCAGCGCTTATTACCTGCGGCTGCGCGCGGTGGACAAGCCAGGCGTGCTGGCCGATGTGACCCGCATCCTGGGTGACCGCCAGATTTCGATTGATGCCATGATCCAGAAAGAACCACAGGAAGGCGAAGACCAGGCCGATATCATCATCCTGACCCATGTCACGGCCGAGAAGAACATGGATGACGCGATTGCCGCCATCGAGGCATTGCCTGCCATTTCCGGCAGCGTGACCCGCTTGCGTATGGAAGAGCTGAGCCGATAACTTGAGAAAGGGTTGCAGGTAGCGCAGTTGCTGCCTGCATCAGTTGTGCCATGAGATATATTTCCACCCGCGGGCAATCGCCCGCACAGTCGTTTACTGAAATCCTGCTTGGCGGCCTGGCGCCCGATGGCGGCCTCTATTTGCCCGAGCAATATCCGCAATTCAGCCAGGACGAGCTGAATGCGATGCGCGGCATGCATTACCGCGACCTGGCGTTCACCATCCTCTCGCGCCTGATCGATGATATTCCTGCTGCTGACCTGCGCGCCATTATCGACAAGACCTATCGTGCGGATGTCTATGCCTATGCGCGCGCTGGACAGAATGCCGAGGACATCACTCCCACGCTCAAGCTGGAGGACGACCTCTACCTGCTGTCCTTGTCCAATGGCCCGACCCTGGCATTCAAGGACATGGCGATGCAGTTGCTTGGCAACCTGTTCGAATATGTGCTGGCGCAGAAAGGCGAGACGATCAATATCCTCGGCGCAACTTCCGGAGACACCGGTTCTGCTGCGGAATACGCCATGCGCGGCAAGCAGGGTGTCAAGGTGTTCATGCTCTCGCCTTACCAGAAGATGAGCCGTTTCCAGACTGCGCAGATGTTCAGCCTGCAGGATGACAATATTTTCAATATCGCGGTCAAGGGCGTGTTCGACGATTGCCAGGACATCGTCAAGGCCGTGTCCAATGACCATGCCTTCAAGGCAAAGAACAAGATCGGCGCAGTAAACTCCATCAACTGGGCGCGTGTGGCGGCCCAGGTGGTGTATTACTTCAAGGGTTACTTTGCCGTCACCGCGGACAATGCGCAGCGGGTCAGCTTCGCCGTGCCTTCCGGCAACTTCGGCAACGTCTGTGCCGGGCATATCGCCCGCATGATGGGCTTGCCGATTGCCAAGCTGGTAGTGGCGACCAACGAAAACGATGTGCTGGACGAATTCTTCAAGACCGGTGTCTATCGTCCGCGCGGTTCTGCCAATACTTACCACACCTCCAGTCCTTCCATGGATATTTCCAAGGCATCCAATTTCGAGCGCTTCGTCTTCGATCTGGTGGGCCGTGATGCGGCCAAGGTGCGTGAGCTGTGGGGCAAGGTAGATGCGGGTGGCAGCGTCGACCTCAATGAAGGCGGTTGGTTTGCCAAGGTGGCGGATTACGGCTTTGTCTCCGGCAGCAGCAACCACGCCAACCGCATGCAGACCATCAGGGTGACCCATGAGCGCTATGGCGTCACCATCGATACCCATACCGCCGATGGTCTCAAGGTGGCGTTGGAGCAGCGCGAGGCGGGCATTCCGATGCTGGTACTTGAAACCGCGTTGCCGGCCAAATTCGAGGATGCGATTGTCGAGGCGCTGGGCCAGAAGCCCGAACGCCCGCACAGCCTGGAGGGCTTGGAAGCCCTGCCGCAGCGCTTTGAGGTGATGGAGGCCGATGTGGCCGCTATCAAGCAGTTCATTGTCGAGCATGTTTGATCGGGAGAGGGAATGAAGGTCTATCACGACTTGATGCGCCACGTACTGGAGCAGGGCCACAAGAAGGAAGACCGCACCGGCACCGGTACGCTGTCCGTATTCGGCTACCAGATGCGCTTCGACCTGTCCGAGGGCTTTCCGCTGCTGACCACCAAGAAGGTTCACCTGAAGTCCATTATTCATGAGCTGCTCTGGTTTTTGCAGGGCAGTACCAACATTGCCTACCTCAAGGAAAACGGCGTGACCATCTGGGACGAGTGGGCGGATGCCGAGGGCAACCTGGGGCCAGTGTACGGCTACCAGTGGCGCAATTGGCCCAAACCGGATGGAGGCCATATCGATCAGATCAGCGAAGTGATAGCGGCCATCAAGCGTAATCCGGACTCTCGCCGTCTGATTGTGTCCGCATGGAATGTCGCCGATGTTGACAAGATGAAATTGCCGCCTTGCCATGCGTTTTTCCAGTTCTATGTGGCGGATGGCAAGCTTTCGTGCCAGTTGTACCAGCGTAGTGCGGATATCTTTCTCGGCGTACCGTTCAATATCGCCTCCTATGCCTTGCTCACCATGATGGTGGCGCAGGTATGTGATCTCAAGCTTGGCGATTTTGTACATACACTGGGTGATGCGCATATCTATCTCAATCATCTCGAGCAGGTGAAGGAGCAATTGTCGCGTGAGCCTTATCCTCTGCCTGTGATGCGGATCAATCCCGAGGTCAAGGATATCTTTGCTTTCCGTTTCGAGGATTTCACACTGGAGAATTACCAGTCGCATCCCGCTATCAAGGCCCCCGTTGCAGTGTAGTTCCCCGGTTTGAGTCTATGTGGTCGTTTTCCCTTCATGCGCTTGCAATGCGGGCACCGGTGGTCGCGCATTTGTTTTCTGTATCAGGCTGCCAGCGGCATGGTCCGGGAAGGTAGCATTCAATGATGAGTCCCGTGCATCACCAGCCCGTATCGCCCAAATTGCGTAAGGCCCATATCCTGGCTGTGGGCCTCGCCTTGTTGATTGCCACGGTGACGCTGATCAGCATGGAGTATGCTTCGCTCAGGCGCAACATGACCGTCACCATGCAGATCCAGATGCGGATTATGGCAGGCAATATTGCTCAGGCGCTGGTGCGGGGCGAACATGAGGTGGCATCTGAAGTCCTGGCAAGCTTGGCCGAAGCGCCTGAAATCGATACGGCGGTTCTATATGACATGCAACAGAACCGTTTTGCCGAATATGTACGTCCCGGTAGCCTGTCGCGCTTGTTTGACATGATGGTCGCGGACCAGGTACAGCGTCATTCAGACATGCACAAAAGTGAAATATGGCAGCCTGTCGTATATGGCGGCATGCAAGTCGGGATGTTGTACATGCGATCCAATATGAAAGGATTGTATCGCCAGCTGCTTTGGTATGTTGGTACCACGGTAATGGTGATGTTGGTGACTTTGTTTGCCGCTGCCCTGCTGCTCAGCCGATTGCAACGCGCGATGCTCAAGGCCGAAGAGCGGGCGGGTTTTCTGGCCAATTATGATACGGTGACCGATCTTCCCAACCGCCATGCTTTCAGCAGACATTTCCATTTGCTGCTGGAAGGGGCGCGTCATCGGCGTGGCGTATTGGCATTGCTGGTATTTGACCTGGATGATTTCAAGGTGATCAACGATACCCTGGGGCACGATGTCGGGGATAAGCTGCTGCATTTGGTCGCGCAGCGCCTGATGGTCGCAGCAGGCAAGAAAAATACAGTGTATCGCGTGGGTGGGGATGAATTTGCCATGATGCTTGACCAGCCCGCGGATGTCGAGAATGTGGAGGCTGTTGCCAATCGGTTCATTCGAGCGCTGGCGCCGCCTATTGTCTTGAATGACCGCAACTTTTATATCGGTGTCAGCATTGGCGCGAGTATCTATCCTTACGACGGGGAGGATGCCGCCCATTTGCTGCGTGATGCCGATGCAGCCATGTACTATGCCAAGAGCCGCGGCAAAAACAATTTCCAGATGTTCTCTGCAGAAATGCATCACAAGAGCTCGACTCGCTTGCTCCTCGAAACCGAATTGCGCGTCGCGCTGGAAGAAAAACAGTTCGAGCTTTACTATCAGCCGCAGTTCAGTCTGCCGGATTGCAAGCTGGTGGGGGTGGAGGCTTTGATCCGCTGGCATCATCCACAGCGTGGTCTATTGTGCCCAAGTAGCTTTATTCCGGTTGCCGAGGAGACTGGCCTCATCGTGCGCATCGGGGAGTGGGTATTGCGCGAGGCTTGCAGGCAGGCCATGGAGTGGAAGGCGTTGGGAGTGCCACTGCGCATGAGCGTCAACCTCTCGGGGCGCCAGTTCCGCCAAGAGAACCTGGTACAGACCATGACCAAGATCATTGAGCGAACTGGCATGGATAGCAGCCTGCTCGAATTGGAAATTACCGAAACCGTCCTGATGGAAGACGCGGAAGCGACCACTACTCGCCTGGCAGACCTCAAGGCCATGGGCATGCATCTTGCCATCGATGATTTCGGCACAGGTTATTCATCCATGGCATATCTCAAGCGTTTTCCCGTCAGCCGGCTTAAGATAGACCGCAGCTTTATCCGGGATATCCCCAATGATCCCGACGATGTCGCGATTACCACGGCCACTATCCAGATGGCGCACAGCCTGAAGCTTGAGGTCGTGGCAGAAGGCGTGGAGACCAAAGCACAGTTGCAATTCCTGCGGGAGCAGGGAAGCGATATGGTGCAAGGCTATTTATTCAGTCGTCCAGTGAGCGCACGGGAGATGGCAGAGCTTGTCATCACTGGCAAGGGGCATCAGGAAAATGATTTTATCCTGGAGCAATAAGGAATTTGTCCTGAATGCTAATTGTTCGTTTATAATCGCAACATTAGGTTGAATAATGATTATATGGAGATAAATGGTGGGAAAAACCTTAGTTGTGCTTAGTACTTTTGCATTGGCGATATCCAGCAGCTTGGCGATTGCTGATCATCACTTTCCCAAAGGAAAGGTCAGCTTGGAAACCTGCCTGGAAGCGGCGCTCAAGGCTAAACCAGGAACAGTGGTCAAGGTAGAGTACAAGCTGGAAGGCGAGACACCAGTTTATGAATTTGATATTGAGTCTAGCGATAGTACCGCTTGGGATGTAGAATGCGACGCTAATACAGGCAAGATCGTGGAAATAGAGCAAGAGGTCGACTCCGCAGACCATCCTCTGTTCAAGGCCAAACAGAAGGTAAGCGAAGCCGAGGCACGCAAGACAGCCCTTGCTGCGCATCCCGGTGAAATTGTCGAGGTTGAATACGAAATTGAAGAGAATGGCGCAGCCTCCTACGAGTTCGACATCAAGACCAAGGATGGCAAGGAATTCAAGGTCGAAGTGGATGCCTCTACTGGTAAAATCGTTGAAGCCAATCAAGAGTTTTACCAGATTGGCAAGGAATGATAGCTTTTTGACTGGACGGACAGTCGACAACGCTCCTTCGGGGGCGTTTTTTTTCGCCACTGCCATGAGAAATGCGATGATCAAGTGAGCAGAAGCCTTAACTTGAGCCCAAACCTGCCGTTAATGCATATATTATCGTCAAAATGGAAATCAACATGGATGTGAGTGCAATTGCGAGTGTTGCCTCCGATCTTTCAGCTACGCGCTTGCAGCAGGAAGTGGGGACGACGGTACTGAAAAAAGCCCTGGATATCAGCTCAGCCAATGCGTTGGCATTGCTGGAGGCGCTACCAGCTCCCTCCGCCAATCTGCCGGCACATCTAGGACAGAATGTGAATACGGTGGCTTGAAATATCCATATCAATATCAGGAAAAAATAAAGCCCTGCTTTGCAGGGCTTTATTTTTGAAGAAAAAAAGCAGACCTTCTCGGGGAGGATAAAGGCCTGCTATGAGGAGCTTGGAGATTCAATATACGTTAGGCATTCACCAGTCGGCCACTCTTGAGCTTGACACTGTCCCCTACAGAATAGTGGGGCATGTTGTACTGGGTAAAAGTATACAAGTGCCCATCGCTCATTCTGACTTTGATGATGTAGGTTGCGCCTTCCGCTGTTTTATCATTGATGTGGTAAGCATCGCTATTATTCGTATGAGAAGTAAAAGAGCGAATCGATATGATAGTGCCACACTCCAGGCAAGTATGAGTCGATTCGTTCTTACCCGCTTCGTTAGTGTCTTGTGTCAGTATATTGCTGATCACCATGGCGGCATTGGGATCGGTAATTAATTCCTGAGCAAGGTCGGGGCGATAGGTATGCGCCACAGGAATCAGGCCAGTCATCGCGGCGCTCCCTACCAAGCTGAATATCGTCATGGCGGTTGCTGCAACCAAGACCATGGGGTGCGTTTTTTTTGTATTGGATCCCATCATATGTTTAGTATCTCCGACTCATGATTTTCGTTTGGAGTATGCAGCCGAAAAATTCAATTAATCTATAGCGAAGAGTGTGCCAACATTAATAAATCTATATTTATCATTGGGTTAATTGAATTTGGAGCGAGCGGGCCCTTCTGTTTCATGTCTCAAAATTGAGACGTATTGCGTGCATGATGAGTTAACTTGTTGAAAATCAATGGGTAATTCCGTCTCTCAGAGGAGACATTAATGTGCGGTATTGTCGTTCTTGAACAACGCCGGCGTGAGCTGGTGGCGTTGCAATAGCTTGTAAAACTCGGTGCGATTGCGTTGCGCCAGGCGGGCAGCTTGTGTAACGCCTCCATTCGTGGCCTTGAGCAGCTTGATCAGGTAGTCGCGCTCAAAATTCTTCCGTGCAACTTCAAACGGTACAATGCCGCCGATGTTTTCTTGCAATGCTTTTTGTACCAAAGTGGCCGGGATTAAGGGTGTGGTGCAGAGCACTACGGTTTGTTCGACGATATTCTGCAACTGGCGGACGTTGCCAGGCCATGGCGCAGTGATCAACAGCTCCAAGGCTTCGGGGGCAAAGCCGTTGAGTTTTTTACGGTACTTGGTGGCCAGTTCGTTGAGAAAGTTATTGGCCAATAGGGAAATATCTTCACGACGTGCAGCCAGGGGAGGAATTTCAAGTCCGACAACATTGATGCGATAGTACAGGTCTTCGCGGAACCGTCCGGCTTTCATCTCCTCTGCCAGGTTGCGGTGAGTCGCAGAAATCACACGCACATCAATGTTGATGCTGGTATTGGACCCGACGGGACGGATGGCGCGCTCCTGCAGGGCTCTAAGCAGTTTTACCTGCAATGGCAGCGGCATGTCGCCGATTTCGTCCAGGAACAGGGTGCCGCCGTCAGCCGTCTGGAACAGCCCTTTGTGATCGCGCAAGGCGCCGGTGAATGCCCCTTTGCTATGACCGAATAGTTCAGACTCAAGCAGGGCTTCTGGAATGGCACCGCAATTGATGGCGATAAAAGGCTTGTCCCGGCGAGGACTGGCCTGATGGATGGCGCGTGCCAGCAACTCCTTGCCCGTCCCGCTTTCACCTTGGATAAATACGCTGGCATCGGAAACTGCCATGAGCTTGGCTTGCCCGAGCAAGTTTTCCATTTGCGGACTGCGTGTAATGATGCTCTTGCGCCATTCATTGTCGATATCCTGGTCATGAGGCTGCAGATCGCCTGTGCCGATGCGTAATGCGGCCTCTACCTGCTGCAGCAGTGACTTGCTGTCAAAAGGCTTAGTGAGGAAGCCGAATACGCCGCGTTGTGTCGCATCGACCGCTTCAGGGATCGAGCCGTGGGCTGTAACCATGATCACGGGCAAGGCAGGATCGGATTGATGGATGGCATCGAACAGGGCCAAGCCATCCATGCCAGGCATGCGTAAGTCTGTAATCACCAGGCTTGGTCGGCTGATGGCAATTTGGGACAGCGCCTCTTCTGCATTGGTGGCAGTGATGACTTGGTAACCTGCTGCCTGCAGCCTCATTCCCATGAGTTTGAGGATGTCGGGATCATCATCGACAGTCAGGATTTTCTTGGTTGTTCCTATCATTTACCGTTGCTCCGGGTTGGAGGGTTGTTCAGTGATTTCTGCATCATGGTTCTCTCAATTTTCTTCAATTCATCCAGCTTCTTTTGCAAGTTATCAGCTTTTTGCTGACTTTCGTCCGCGCGTCGCATTTCGTCGCGCAGGCGCTGGGTAAGCTTGGCGATTTCCGCTGCATTTTCTCTCAAGATGGAAACGATGGCTTTTTCTTCCTTGCCCAGCTGTTTTTCACGTGCCAACTCCTCAAGCAAGGGTTGTGCCTTGATCGGATCACGCAATTTGCTGCCAGGGATGGCATAGATAATGGCAACGCGGGTCTTTTGATGTAAGTCTTTATTGTTACTGCTGATTTTATTTAAAGCTTCTGCCAGCTCTTTTTTTTGTGACTCGAGCGACAGCTCGGAGAAATGACTGATGAATTCCAGCAGGTTGGAGGCAGCGTAGCGTTCCTTGGTCGGCTGAGGGGGGGGAGGAGGCGCCTGGTGGATAGGAGCTTGGGCAGGTGTCGGCTGGTGAGCGCAGGCGCTGAGCAAAGTTGCTGTCATGGCGATGGTAAGCAGGTTATTCAGGTTCATTTTGTTAAAGCTTTCAATGGAAGGGTAACGCGGAAACGGGCACCGCGCTCAGAAGGCAAGAGAATGATTTCACCGCCATGCGCGTCGACGTATTCTTTGGCGATGGAAAGCCCAAGCCCGCTGCCGCTGACCAGGCTCTCATGGGCGCTGTCGCCACGGTAGAAGGGCTCGAACAGTTTGGCCTTGTCGGATGCCATGACGCCGGGGCCGCCGTCGTGGACTTCGATGATGGCTTGGTGTGCCTGATGTGTAATGCTGATACGAATGCTGCTGGATGGCGAAGTGTACTTGACGGCATTGGAAATCAGGTTGTCCAGTACGGAGTGAATTTTTTCCCGGTCGGCCTGAATGAGAGTAGGAAAGAAGTCACGCTGGATATTGATATTCTTGTTGCTGATTGTCAGGGAGTAGTCTGCGAGAATTGCTTCCGCAAGTCCGGTGAGGTCTACAGTTTCCAGATTGAGCTGTGGCGCATGGAATTGCGCTGCAGTGAAACTGAGCAGGTTTTCTATCATTTTCTGCAGCCGTAAGCTGCTTTCACGCAGTATCCCGGCAATTTCGCGCTGTTGCGGCGTGAGAGGGCCACCCACTTCGTCACTCAGTAGCTCGCTGCCTTCCCGGATTGCGGTAAGCGGAGTTTTAAGCTCATGGGAGACATTGCGCAAGAAGCGCTGCTTCTGCTGGTCAAGCTCGTTCAGTTGTGCACGCAGCCAGTCCAGGCGTTCGCCCAGGTTGCGCAGGTCGCCAGGACCGTCGATGCTGATCGGCTCGCTATAGTCGCCCTCGCCAAGCTTGCGGATGGCGGCATCCATGCGCCGGATCGGTTGGGCGACGAGAAATGTGATCATGAGGGCGACCAGCAGCGCAACCGGGATCAGGGTAAGTGTCTGCCAGAGCATGATTTGCTGTGTTCGCTCTGCAGTTTCTGCAAGGATGGCGGATTCCCGATCTATCTGACGATTATTTTCATCGAGAATATCTTGAGCCTGTACCGTCAGGTCGGCAAACCGACCAACGATTTCTTCGATTGACGAGGATTCCGTGGAATGCTGCGCGACATTTTGAAAAAGTGCTTGCTCCTCTGCAGACAACTTGCTTAAAGCAAGCCTTTGCTTGCTGGTCATGGGAAGCTGGTCCAGATCGTGCCATGAATCGACGAACTTTTCATGCGCCTTCTCATAGTTTTCCAGCAGCAATTCATCTTCCAGCACAAAATACTGCCGCGCGCTGCGTTCCATGAAGGCGATCTGTTCGACGAGGGCACGGCTTGCCCGGGTAGCCTGTACTGCCTGAGTGACTGCATCGCTGCTCTGAGTGGCAAGCCGGTCCAGGTAAAGGGCTGCATTGCCGAATGCAAACAATAGCGGCAGCATCGCAAGTGCGAAACCGATCAGCAGTAGCTTGAGAAAGGATTTTGGGTATGTAATTTGCAAAGCGTGCGTTCCGTTCCTTTTCGTTGGCGAAGCTGGGATAATTTGAAGAAGCAAATTGCCTTCATCTTAAACCATCTCTTCTGTCACGGGCATACGGTGCTTGTCCTACAAAAGCCTGCCATCCAACATCCAAGTATAATGTCGCGATGGCTAATTTATCTCTTATCGTGGCGGTTGCCCGGAATCGTGTCATCGGCCTCAACAACGCCTTGCCCTGGCACCTTCCGGAGGACCTCAAGCGCTTCCGGGCCCTGACCACTGGTCACCATATCATCATGGGCCGCAAGACTTATGAATCGCTCAACCGGCTATTGCCGGACCGCACGACTATCATTGTGACTCGCAACCAGAATTATCATGTGCCAGGTGCCATGATCGCGCATAGCCTGGAGCAGGCGATAGACATGGCGGCAGATGATGCCGAGGCATTCCTGATCGGTG from Methylobacillus flagellatus KT harbors:
- a CDS encoding putative bifunctional diguanylate cyclase/phosphodiesterase, which produces MMSPVHHQPVSPKLRKAHILAVGLALLIATVTLISMEYASLRRNMTVTMQIQMRIMAGNIAQALVRGEHEVASEVLASLAEAPEIDTAVLYDMQQNRFAEYVRPGSLSRLFDMMVADQVQRHSDMHKSEIWQPVVYGGMQVGMLYMRSNMKGLYRQLLWYVGTTVMVMLVTLFAAALLLSRLQRAMLKAEERAGFLANYDTVTDLPNRHAFSRHFHLLLEGARHRRGVLALLVFDLDDFKVINDTLGHDVGDKLLHLVAQRLMVAAGKKNTVYRVGGDEFAMMLDQPADVENVEAVANRFIRALAPPIVLNDRNFYIGVSIGASIYPYDGEDAAHLLRDADAAMYYAKSRGKNNFQMFSAEMHHKSSTRLLLETELRVALEEKQFELYYQPQFSLPDCKLVGVEALIRWHHPQRGLLCPSSFIPVAEETGLIVRIGEWVLREACRQAMEWKALGVPLRMSVNLSGRQFRQENLVQTMTKIIERTGMDSSLLELEITETVLMEDAEATTTRLADLKAMGMHLAIDDFGTGYSSMAYLKRFPVSRLKIDRSFIRDIPNDPDDVAITTATIQMAHSLKLEVVAEGVETKAQLQFLREQGSDMVQGYLFSRPVSAREMAELVITGKGHQENDFILEQ
- a CDS encoding PepSY domain-containing protein — its product is MVGKTLVVLSTFALAISSSLAIADHHFPKGKVSLETCLEAALKAKPGTVVKVEYKLEGETPVYEFDIESSDSTAWDVECDANTGKIVEIEQEVDSADHPLFKAKQKVSEAEARKTALAAHPGEIVEVEYEIEENGAASYEFDIKTKDGKEFKVEVDASTGKIVEANQEFYQIGKE
- a CDS encoding YjfB family protein; protein product: MDVSAIASVASDLSATRLQQEVGTTVLKKALDISSANALALLEALPAPSANLPAHLGQNVNTVA
- a CDS encoding sigma 54-interacting transcriptional regulator is translated as MIGTTKKILTVDDDPDILKLMGMRLQAAGYQVITATNAEEALSQIAISRPSLVITDLRMPGMDGLALFDAIHQSDPALPVIMVTAHGSIPEAVDATQRGVFGFLTKPFDSKSLLQQVEAALRIGTGDLQPHDQDIDNEWRKSIITRSPQMENLLGQAKLMAVSDASVFIQGESGTGKELLARAIHQASPRRDKPFIAINCGAIPEALLESELFGHSKGAFTGALRDHKGLFQTADGGTLFLDEIGDMPLPLQVKLLRALQERAIRPVGSNTSINIDVRVISATHRNLAEEMKAGRFREDLYYRINVVGLEIPPLAARREDISLLANNFLNELATKYRKKLNGFAPEALELLITAPWPGNVRQLQNIVEQTVVLCTTPLIPATLVQKALQENIGGIVPFEVARKNFERDYLIKLLKATNGGVTQAARLAQRNRTEFYKLLQRHQLTPALFKNDNTAH
- a CDS encoding sensor histidine kinase: MQITYPKSFLKLLLIGFALAMLPLLFAFGNAALYLDRLATQSSDAVTQAVQATRASRALVEQIAFMERSARQYFVLEDELLLENYEKAHEKFVDSWHDLDQLPMTSKQRLALSKLSAEEQALFQNVAQHSTESSSIEEIVGRFADLTVQAQDILDENNRQIDRESAILAETAERTQQIMLWQTLTLIPVALLVALMITFLVAQPIRRMDAAIRKLGEGDYSEPISIDGPGDLRNLGERLDWLRAQLNELDQQKQRFLRNVSHELKTPLTAIREGSELLSDEVGGPLTPQQREIAGILRESSLRLQKMIENLLSFTAAQFHAPQLNLETVDLTGLAEAILADYSLTISNKNINIQRDFFPTLIQADREKIHSVLDNLISNAVKYTSPSSSIRISITHQAHQAIIEVHDGGPGVMASDKAKLFEPFYRGDSAHESLVSGSGLGLSIAKEYVDAHGGEIILLPSERGARFRVTLPLKALTK
- a CDS encoding dihydrofolate reductase; the encoded protein is MANLSLIVAVARNRVIGLNNALPWHLPEDLKRFRALTTGHHIIMGRKTYESLNRLLPDRTTIIVTRNQNYHVPGAMIAHSLEQAIDMAADDAEAFLIGGAELYQAGLKLADRLYITEIDAEFAGDAFLPAFDLRDWQKVASEEMVSAQGLPFRYITYVRKNSKMPTG